In one window of Lacticaseibacillus casei DSM 20011 = JCM 1134 = ATCC 393 DNA:
- the pglX gene encoding BREX-1 system adenine-specific DNA-methyltransferase PglX, which produces MDKKAINKFAVEARRELITDISLRLRNLGITESGIAAKEERSTSQIEFYGPDVPPVIGEDIKRRQALVNRLTAMAKDKSLKDAIKDLTEEVAYTWFNRIIAIRFMEVNGYLPSGVRVLSSETHRNEPDILRDAFDAEDALGGYTPDERNLIRKAQETELPKDMDSAYAMLFTKQANALHKNLPELFEKTDDFMQLLFTPNYNQSVIKNLVTMISEEDFDVSKEGQVEIIGWLYQYYNSEPHDQVVNINGGPVKTSDIPAATQLFTTDWVVRYMIDNSLGKLYLEHYPNSPIKDDLKYLLPGPIERTDKPLDLADLKVLDDAMGSGHILVYAFDLLIKMYDEQGYSNREAAAMILAHNLYGLEIDKRAYQLAYFALMMKARQYNRRILRKPIQHHLNVFENMQEIPEDVFAELKGNSETIADIRDLIQTFKEGKLLGSIMHFEKNYDLVAIRQAIDTLPENTGLDVFGIHQAKKALGQMVSIASVLQTKFDVVATNPPYLNRMNGDLKKFVKKYYKPYSGDLFSVFIWKNINMTKQNGYAAFMTPFVWMFIKTYESLRRNILENQQISSLIQMEYSAFEEATVPINTFVVRNSQSHNFTGTYLKLSDFKGGMEIQRQYVKKAIEDPSVSYVYRTNQTNFEKIPGSPVAYWVPENVFEKFQNSPSISDFLFAGVGIQTGNNLRFLRRWYEVSFQNIKFNACDAIDFARASKKWAPISKGGPYRKWFGNLEYVINWENNGNEIKQHLGASKQKAIVPNEQFYFHSGFTWSDITSGKFSMRLLLPGMLFESNALSAFSKQKNISDRYLMGFANSTVGNYLLSILNPTIHMKSGYFLNLPVSRSAQEPNITEKVRQNIVLCHVDWNLDERSWGFKWDLLVSCIAEHNRNWTVEAAFNQWKREAEDRFNQLKSNEEELNRIFIDLYGLQDELSPEEDDKEVSVRKADLTRDIKAFISYFIGCVFGRYSIDTPGLAFAGGSWDSTKYETFKPSADDFILLTDEDYFGDSRDIINRFKEFLTTTFGEEHLAENMKFIANALGKRGSTPEEQIRSYIRDDFYKKDHLSTYQKRPIYWELNSGRNGGFVGLMYLHRYNTGTMAMIRTKYLHPLQEAYKQRLEQLQNFAEKEKETRQKNAYKKQISKLTKQMTELVKYDEQLQHVANLNIDLDLDDGVLVNHEKLQAGTKILTPIK; this is translated from the coding sequence ATGGATAAAAAAGCCATTAACAAGTTCGCGGTTGAAGCTCGTCGAGAATTAATCACTGACATTTCTCTGCGTCTCCGCAATCTCGGCATTACGGAGTCTGGTATTGCCGCGAAGGAAGAAAGATCAACCAGCCAAATTGAATTCTACGGTCCGGATGTGCCGCCCGTTATTGGGGAAGACATCAAACGGCGCCAAGCTTTGGTCAATCGTCTAACTGCGATGGCCAAAGACAAGAGTCTGAAAGATGCAATTAAAGATCTCACCGAAGAGGTTGCCTATACATGGTTTAACCGGATTATTGCAATTCGATTCATGGAAGTTAATGGGTATTTACCTAGTGGTGTTCGTGTGCTTTCTTCAGAAACACACCGCAATGAACCAGACATTCTTCGGGACGCATTTGATGCTGAGGACGCGCTCGGAGGCTATACGCCTGACGAACGCAACCTGATTAGAAAGGCACAGGAAACTGAGCTACCTAAAGATATGGACAGTGCATATGCAATGCTGTTCACTAAGCAAGCGAATGCTTTACACAAAAACTTGCCGGAGTTGTTCGAAAAAACGGATGACTTCATGCAATTATTGTTCACTCCAAACTATAATCAGAGCGTCATCAAGAACCTGGTAACGATGATTTCTGAGGAGGATTTCGATGTGTCCAAGGAAGGTCAGGTCGAGATTATTGGGTGGTTGTATCAGTATTACAATAGTGAGCCACACGATCAGGTTGTGAACATCAATGGCGGCCCGGTCAAAACTAGTGACATTCCAGCAGCAACACAATTATTTACCACTGATTGGGTAGTTCGTTACATGATTGATAATTCTCTGGGAAAGCTTTATTTAGAGCATTATCCAAACTCGCCAATTAAGGACGATTTGAAATATCTTTTGCCAGGACCTATTGAACGCACTGATAAGCCCTTAGATTTAGCCGATTTGAAAGTTCTTGATGACGCGATGGGTTCTGGACACATCTTGGTCTATGCTTTTGATTTACTGATCAAAATGTATGACGAGCAAGGTTACAGTAATCGCGAAGCTGCAGCCATGATTTTGGCACATAACTTGTACGGTCTGGAAATTGACAAGCGTGCTTACCAGTTGGCTTACTTTGCGCTCATGATGAAAGCTCGGCAATACAACCGCCGAATATTGCGCAAACCAATTCAACATCATTTAAACGTCTTTGAGAATATGCAGGAAATACCGGAAGATGTATTTGCAGAGCTTAAAGGAAACTCTGAAACGATTGCCGATATTCGTGATCTTATTCAGACTTTCAAAGAGGGCAAGTTGTTAGGTTCAATTATGCATTTCGAAAAGAATTATGACCTTGTAGCAATTCGGCAAGCTATTGATACATTACCAGAGAATACTGGATTAGATGTCTTTGGTATTCATCAAGCAAAAAAGGCCCTAGGTCAAATGGTCTCCATAGCAAGTGTTCTTCAGACTAAGTTTGACGTAGTTGCGACTAATCCCCCTTACTTGAACCGAATGAATGGCGATCTCAAAAAGTTTGTGAAGAAGTACTACAAGCCATACTCAGGTGATCTCTTTTCAGTATTTATCTGGAAAAATATCAACATGACGAAACAAAACGGATATGCGGCATTCATGACACCTTTCGTTTGGATGTTTATAAAGACTTATGAATCCTTGCGTCGCAACATTCTCGAAAATCAACAAATATCAAGCTTAATACAAATGGAGTATTCTGCGTTTGAAGAGGCGACTGTTCCGATCAACACTTTTGTTGTCAGAAATTCTCAGAGCCATAATTTTACGGGGACTTACCTAAAACTCTCAGATTTTAAGGGCGGCATGGAAATACAACGGCAGTATGTTAAAAAGGCCATTGAAGATCCGTCAGTTTCGTATGTTTATCGTACTAATCAAACGAATTTTGAAAAGATTCCGGGAAGCCCAGTTGCTTATTGGGTGCCAGAAAATGTATTTGAAAAATTTCAGAATTCTCCGTCAATTAGTGATTTTCTTTTTGCCGGAGTTGGTATTCAAACTGGCAATAACCTGCGTTTTCTCAGAAGATGGTATGAAGTTTCTTTTCAAAATATAAAATTTAATGCATGCGATGCAATAGATTTCGCTCGCGCTTCAAAAAAGTGGGCTCCTATTTCAAAGGGGGGACCGTACAGAAAATGGTTCGGTAATTTAGAATATGTCATTAATTGGGAAAACAATGGTAATGAGATCAAGCAACATCTTGGGGCATCAAAACAAAAAGCAATTGTACCAAATGAACAATTCTATTTCCATTCTGGATTTACTTGGTCTGACATTACTAGCGGAAAATTCAGCATGCGACTCCTCTTGCCAGGAATGCTATTCGAAAGCAATGCTTTATCCGCTTTTTCAAAGCAGAAGAATATATCCGACCGCTATTTAATGGGGTTTGCGAATTCTACGGTTGGAAATTATCTCCTGTCAATCTTAAACCCAACGATCCATATGAAATCAGGATATTTTTTAAATCTACCTGTTTCAAGGTCCGCACAAGAACCGAATATAACCGAGAAGGTTAGACAAAATATTGTTCTTTGCCATGTCGATTGGAATTTAGATGAAAGATCTTGGGGATTTAAATGGGATCTGTTAGTTTCATGTATCGCTGAGCATAATCGAAATTGGACAGTTGAAGCTGCGTTCAATCAGTGGAAGCGAGAAGCAGAAGATCGTTTTAACCAGCTGAAGTCAAACGAAGAGGAGCTAAATCGCATCTTTATCGATCTCTATGGTTTGCAGGACGAGTTGTCTCCTGAAGAAGACGATAAAGAGGTATCTGTTCGCAAAGCAGACTTGACGCGGGATATTAAAGCATTTATTTCTTACTTCATTGGCTGTGTCTTTGGGCGTTATTCGATCGACACACCAGGCCTCGCTTTTGCAGGAGGGTCGTGGGATTCTACTAAGTATGAAACGTTTAAGCCCAGTGCCGATGACTTTATTTTGTTAACTGATGAAGATTACTTTGGTGATTCGCGGGACATTATTAACAGATTCAAAGAGTTCTTGACCACGACTTTTGGCGAAGAGCATTTGGCTGAAAACATGAAGTTTATTGCTAATGCTTTGGGCAAGCGAGGTAGTACACCAGAAGAACAAATCCGTTCATACATTCGAGATGACTTCTACAAAAAGGATCATCTTTCAACTTACCAGAAACGACCAATTTATTGGGAATTAAATTCTGGAAGAAACGGCGGATTTGTTGGCTTAATGTACCTGCATCGGTATAATACTGGGACGATGGCGATGATTCGGACGAAGTATTTACATCCGCTGCAAGAAGCATATAAGCAGCGTCTCGAACAGCTTCAAAACTTTGCAGAGAAGGAAAAAGAGACTCGCCAGAAAAATGCTTATAAGAAGCAAATCAGTAAACTGACAAAACAGATGACAGAATTAGTGAAGTATGATGAGCAGCTTCAGCACGTAGCAAATCTAAATATAGATTTGGATCTAGATGATGGCGTGTTGGTAAACCACGAGAAACTTCAAGCAGGAACTAAAATTCTGACACCAATTAAATGA
- the brxC gene encoding BREX system P-loop protein BrxC yields MEIKELFKRPIDRNIQGVIKVDQDDDANVRQELEEYVVTKELQRHFADFFSAFNESLHGPTDDMGVWISGFFGSGKSHFLKIISYILSNRPVNQKPAVDFFDDKINDPMVLNDMHAAAAAKNKVILFNIDAKAKDNSGTDQQSILKVFMQVFNEMQGFTDVDFWIAELERKLTDAGKFDAFKEQISSIDPKHQSWEELRDAYYFNKGTIQAAMVASGYASESNAEGFIEQLSTPYEISIEEFADRVSAYTKKTGNRVIFLADEVGQFIGDSVQRMLNLQTIVEQLGTKTHGKAWVVVTSQQAIDKVTDIASGQDFSKIQGRFKTRIAMSSTNVDEVIRQRLLTKTEPAENLLESKYEANAASINNAIDFDDGISRPKYNSGRDFAQNYPFIPYQFDLLQDVLTAIRENGSEGKHLSEGERSMLSLFQESAEAMMTSEDNVLAPFSLFFEGLDQFLDHTHAIVIQRARESAKVNPDHEDNPFTLQILKVLFMVKYVKKFKATLNNITTLMIDKVDVDRVVLKKRVSDALTILVNQEFVENNLSDKTYEFLTDAEQDITRDIKNQQIESGDISRQISDYLFEGKSALNGAYSYPKLNGRYIFNFDKKIDNVDSVQHRNPLTVHVVTPLDGDFQNETDFLQASSGIESNAVLVALPATSDYIDQVRRALKIEHFVNTNPTGRDERYKIMVDARQGERVQLLKQANIQMTNALDDADVYVGGRKIESEASFKNRLDAAMKLLIDNNYRKLDYINAAKSEKDIQDLFDPDRLSIDEGDNRQALDALTDWLIQENQNNTHVTMTSILAKFRGIPYGYTEEDIEWLLAKLVTDGKLKMFFNGSPINTLSDGISSKAMTEFFTKKQKRTNLAFQVRPEIPANKIKKMREVAAEVFDKKTFDSDNEEQMVSELKAKIQSDLKNLQDFENLDQRFPGHVLLQTGIRMSKDLVTINDASVFYDYVFKNADRLEDWHEDYIDDGIRDFYFSIPQREIWEQGLEAVRNYQQSRDFLSDGDLKEIAKQLETALKSQKLRKETVPSIKELRAQFNELFIQAFDKEAAKYLAEIEELKKRGLDRLSDSGLEATTQEKLKQEFVMVIDRIAKEGQDATTINALAVKPAQARSQLEQLTGRIADMTAKLAVKPPVVKPKSDDSGEGTNPELVTPKVQVKKAERIVKMRQLLDPGDYKLEDSEDIEKIAALFKQRLEAKLSSEQNQVIKLEID; encoded by the coding sequence ATGGAAATTAAAGAATTGTTCAAACGACCGATCGATCGAAATATTCAAGGTGTCATCAAAGTTGATCAAGATGATGACGCAAATGTAAGACAGGAGCTTGAAGAATACGTTGTGACAAAAGAGTTACAACGCCATTTTGCTGATTTCTTCAGTGCTTTCAACGAGAGCTTGCATGGCCCAACGGATGATATGGGTGTGTGGATTTCAGGCTTCTTCGGTTCTGGGAAATCACATTTTTTAAAGATTATCTCTTACATTTTGTCGAATCGTCCTGTTAATCAAAAACCAGCTGTCGATTTTTTTGATGACAAGATCAATGATCCGATGGTGCTTAACGATATGCATGCCGCAGCGGCTGCTAAAAATAAGGTTATTTTGTTCAACATTGATGCTAAGGCTAAGGACAACAGCGGAACTGATCAGCAGTCCATTTTAAAAGTCTTCATGCAGGTCTTTAACGAAATGCAGGGATTCACTGATGTTGATTTTTGGATCGCTGAGTTGGAGCGAAAACTAACAGATGCGGGCAAATTTGATGCGTTTAAGGAACAGATAAGCTCTATTGATCCTAAACATCAATCTTGGGAAGAACTACGCGATGCCTATTATTTTAATAAGGGTACTATTCAGGCGGCTATGGTTGCTAGCGGTTATGCAAGTGAATCTAATGCAGAGGGTTTCATTGAACAGCTAAGTACACCTTATGAAATCAGTATCGAGGAGTTTGCTGATCGTGTGAGTGCTTATACTAAAAAAACTGGTAATCGCGTTATTTTCCTCGCTGATGAAGTGGGCCAATTTATTGGTGATAGTGTCCAGCGGATGTTGAACTTGCAAACGATTGTGGAACAACTTGGCACAAAAACACATGGTAAAGCGTGGGTCGTTGTCACGTCGCAACAGGCGATCGACAAAGTAACGGATATTGCTTCAGGACAAGATTTCTCGAAAATTCAAGGGCGATTCAAAACCAGAATTGCCATGAGTTCAACTAATGTTGACGAAGTGATTCGGCAACGGCTCTTAACTAAGACGGAACCAGCAGAAAATCTGTTAGAGTCGAAATACGAGGCGAATGCTGCATCTATCAACAATGCCATTGATTTCGACGACGGCATTAGCCGGCCAAAGTACAATTCTGGTCGTGATTTTGCGCAAAACTATCCATTTATTCCATATCAATTTGATTTATTGCAGGACGTGTTAACTGCTATTCGAGAAAACGGCTCGGAAGGCAAGCATTTGTCTGAAGGCGAACGCTCAATGTTGTCGTTGTTCCAAGAATCCGCCGAAGCAATGATGACATCTGAAGATAATGTTTTGGCACCATTCAGTCTTTTCTTTGAAGGACTAGATCAATTTCTTGATCATACCCATGCGATCGTGATTCAACGTGCCCGTGAATCTGCGAAGGTTAACCCAGATCATGAGGACAATCCATTTACACTACAGATCCTCAAGGTTTTGTTTATGGTGAAGTATGTCAAGAAATTCAAAGCAACCTTGAACAACATTACGACCTTGATGATCGATAAAGTAGACGTAGATCGAGTCGTGTTGAAAAAGCGCGTATCCGATGCGCTTACCATTTTGGTGAATCAAGAATTCGTGGAAAATAATCTGAGCGATAAGACCTATGAGTTCTTGACTGATGCTGAGCAGGACATTACGCGCGATATCAAGAATCAGCAAATTGAGAGTGGTGACATTTCCAGACAGATTAGTGACTATCTGTTTGAGGGAAAATCAGCCCTAAACGGAGCATACTCGTATCCCAAATTGAACGGCCGGTATATCTTCAACTTTGACAAGAAGATTGACAATGTTGATAGTGTGCAACATCGCAATCCTTTAACCGTTCATGTGGTTACACCCTTAGACGGTGATTTTCAAAATGAAACGGATTTTTTGCAAGCTTCTTCTGGAATAGAAAGCAATGCTGTTTTGGTTGCGTTACCAGCTACATCAGATTACATTGACCAAGTTCGCCGTGCCCTGAAGATTGAACATTTTGTTAACACTAATCCAACGGGACGAGATGAACGATACAAGATCATGGTCGATGCCCGTCAAGGTGAGCGCGTGCAATTACTTAAGCAGGCAAATATTCAAATGACTAACGCTTTAGATGATGCTGACGTTTATGTTGGCGGTCGAAAAATTGAATCCGAAGCCAGCTTCAAGAATCGGCTAGACGCTGCGATGAAGTTACTGATTGACAATAACTATCGGAAGCTTGATTATATCAACGCCGCCAAGTCTGAAAAAGATATCCAAGACTTATTTGATCCGGATCGTTTATCAATCGATGAAGGCGACAACCGTCAGGCGCTGGATGCTTTGACTGACTGGCTAATTCAAGAGAATCAGAATAACACCCATGTAACCATGACGAGTATCTTGGCTAAATTCCGTGGCATCCCATATGGTTACACCGAAGAAGACATCGAATGGTTGCTAGCAAAGCTGGTGACAGATGGCAAGTTAAAGATGTTCTTTAATGGATCGCCGATAAATACTTTGAGCGATGGGATTTCTTCCAAAGCAATGACCGAGTTCTTTACCAAAAAGCAGAAACGAACCAATCTTGCATTCCAAGTTCGACCGGAGATCCCAGCTAATAAGATTAAGAAGATGCGTGAAGTCGCTGCGGAGGTTTTTGATAAGAAGACCTTTGACTCAGACAATGAAGAACAGATGGTTAGCGAACTAAAAGCTAAAATTCAGAGTGACCTAAAGAATCTTCAGGATTTTGAGAATCTTGATCAGCGCTTCCCAGGCCATGTTTTGTTACAAACTGGGATACGGATGTCAAAAGACTTAGTGACGATTAATGACGCCAGTGTTTTCTATGATTATGTGTTTAAAAATGCTGACAGGTTGGAAGACTGGCATGAAGATTATATTGATGATGGTATCCGAGACTTTTACTTTTCCATTCCCCAGAGAGAGATCTGGGAACAGGGACTAGAAGCAGTTCGTAATTACCAACAATCTCGTGACTTTTTGAGTGACGGTGATTTGAAGGAAATAGCAAAGCAATTGGAAACTGCCCTAAAATCGCAGAAGTTGCGCAAGGAAACGGTTCCATCGATTAAAGAACTGCGCGCTCAATTCAATGAATTGTTTATTCAAGCATTTGATAAGGAAGCAGCTAAATACTTGGCCGAGATCGAAGAACTTAAGAAACGCGGGTTGGATCGGTTGTCAGATTCGGGTTTAGAAGCTACGACCCAAGAAAAATTGAAACAGGAATTCGTGATGGTCATTGACCGAATTGCTAAGGAAGGTCAAGATGCCACTACAATTAATGCACTAGCGGTAAAGCCTGCTCAGGCCCGATCACAATTGGAACAGCTTACTGGCCGCATTGCCGACATGACAGCTAAACTGGCTGTTAAACCACCGGTAGTTAAGCCTAAGTCGGACGATTCTGGGGAAGGCACAAATCCTGAACTGGTGACGCCAAAAGTCCAAGTTAAAAAGGCAGAGAGAATTGTTAAAATGCGTCAGTTACTTGATCCGGGCGACTATAAACTTGAAGATTCCGAGGATATAGAGAAGATCGCAGCCCTTTTCAAACAAAGATTAGAGGCAAAACTATCAAGCGAGCAGAATCAAGTTATTAAATTGGAAATAGATTGA
- a CDS encoding DUF1788 domain-containing protein: protein MTALDKRFERFREKLKDPAFQQNRGLSNEVGFYIFDYDPKDELRVRNEVENIANTSTPATIKANVQVFNLLNIVMTIFEQMGYSLSEAEKKDGISVVIRQVNNVLKMGHEHNLIVQYIEEHLIRNDSPTIIFLTGVGQVFPLIRSHRVLNTLNQVIDKQPVVMFFPGKYNSLNLNIFEKLSDNNYYRAFRIG from the coding sequence ATGACAGCATTGGATAAACGATTTGAACGATTTCGTGAGAAGCTGAAGGATCCGGCTTTTCAACAGAATCGTGGACTATCAAACGAGGTCGGTTTTTATATTTTTGACTATGATCCCAAAGATGAGTTGCGAGTCCGCAATGAGGTGGAAAACATTGCAAATACCTCAACACCAGCGACAATTAAAGCTAACGTCCAGGTCTTCAACTTGTTAAACATTGTCATGACTATATTTGAACAGATGGGGTATAGCCTGTCAGAAGCGGAGAAAAAAGACGGCATTAGCGTGGTCATTCGGCAAGTAAATAATGTTCTGAAGATGGGGCATGAACATAACCTGATCGTTCAGTATATAGAAGAGCACTTGATTCGGAATGATTCTCCGACCATTATTTTCTTAACGGGGGTGGGTCAGGTCTTCCCGTTGATCAGATCTCACCGCGTTTTGAACACATTAAATCAGGTCATTGATAAGCAACCGGTGGTTATGTTTTTTCCAGGTAAATATAACAGCTTAAATCTTAATATTTTTGAAAAATTGTCAGATAACAATTATTATCGAGCATTCCGAATTGGTTAA
- a CDS encoding site-specific integrase — protein sequence MVSYQKRGKVWQYEISYKDLDGTYKKLRKSGFALKADAELAASQIKSSYIDVKQFKAGNITLADYFERWIHLYKQGAVTKVTYIKYENTLNHIHRLFGSLLLRDITRSIYQERLNAFAKSHAPRTVAALHKQIRSAILDAIDEKVLQLDPTRKAIISGRIIPQQRRALDYKEWLTLVHHLDTAVPSQMIIYLAAVTGLRFAEILGLTPRDIVFQKGELTVNKTWDYKYQSGFKKTKNRASNRTILLDTKSLEHLRDFITTNWQPSPDTPLFIHNNKAPVSAEINKELSHKLKSLNLPRITFHGLRHTHASILLYQGVSVLSVSKRLGHSNITTTQSTYLHVIKELENKDNDKILSILEEI from the coding sequence ATGGTTAGTTATCAGAAACGCGGAAAGGTTTGGCAGTACGAAATATCTTACAAAGATCTTGACGGTACATACAAGAAACTGCGCAAATCCGGTTTCGCGCTTAAGGCTGATGCAGAATTAGCTGCAAGCCAGATAAAGTCGTCTTATATTGACGTGAAGCAGTTTAAAGCAGGTAATATAACATTGGCGGATTATTTCGAACGCTGGATTCATCTGTATAAACAAGGAGCGGTCACTAAAGTTACGTATATCAAGTATGAGAACACACTCAACCACATCCATCGCTTATTCGGATCTCTCCTACTTCGAGACATCACGCGCTCTATATATCAAGAACGGCTAAACGCCTTTGCAAAAAGCCACGCTCCGAGGACTGTTGCCGCTCTTCATAAACAGATTAGATCAGCTATCCTTGATGCGATTGATGAGAAAGTTCTCCAGTTAGATCCAACAAGAAAGGCCATTATATCCGGAAGAATTATTCCACAACAAAGACGAGCACTGGATTATAAAGAATGGTTAACCCTGGTTCACCATTTAGACACAGCAGTCCCTAGTCAAATGATTATCTACCTCGCCGCGGTGACAGGTCTCCGCTTCGCAGAAATACTCGGCCTCACTCCACGAGATATAGTTTTTCAAAAAGGAGAATTGACAGTCAACAAAACGTGGGACTACAAATATCAGTCGGGTTTCAAGAAAACCAAAAATAGAGCCTCCAACCGAACAATCCTTTTAGATACAAAGTCACTGGAACATCTTCGTGACTTTATTACCACCAATTGGCAACCGTCTCCTGATACGCCACTTTTCATACACAACAACAAGGCCCCTGTTAGTGCGGAAATTAATAAAGAATTGTCCCATAAGCTAAAGTCTTTAAACCTTCCTCGAATCACCTTCCACGGTTTACGACACACCCACGCGTCTATTCTGCTTTACCAAGGTGTCAGCGTTCTCTCCGTTTCAAAGCGTTTAGGCCACAGCAACATCACAACTACACAGTCCACTTATCTACACGTAATCAAAGAACTAGAGAACAAGGACAATGATAAGATCCTATCAATTTTAGAAGAAATATAA
- the pglX gene encoding BREX-1 system adenine-specific DNA-methyltransferase PglX: MTVLLFTPNYNQSVIKNLVTMISEEDFDVSKEGQVEIIGWLYQYYNSEPKDEAFKKKKYDSSEIPAVTQLFTPDWIVKYLVENSLGRYWIRVLHARGDKRSASEIASNFAWKYFMPEAKQEQDLAQPEFAEKKVEAITFDDPAMGSGHILIYAFEVFLQIYESEGYSRRDAAKSVVENNLHGFDIDRRAFQLTYFAVMMKFRAENRRALRLDLRPNVFEVPTTGLTLADFGIEKDTNKQITKNLAELLANFKNAKELGSLLDFSTVQLNDELINSIVSTKRVGQLSFDESQSLEHHNELSKLIAVGTALQNRYVINVTNPPYMGSGKMPSILSRFVSKHYPASKSDLFAAFIERLHGMTDEDGLFAMITQHQWMFLSSFKALRERMMNWPIINMAHLGTRAFEEIGGEVVQTTAFVIQKHPESEYVGTYERLVNFDSQSKKQKAYLEAVKTPSLNYVYRTNQTNFEKIPGSPIAYWASKNLIIDFEKGVNLDTIVDPKAGLTTGDNALFLRQWFEVSSENIFFNAHSNEEATKSSARWFPYNKGGSYRKWSGNYDFVVDWKNNGVAIRNFTRGTTQIKSRVMSSDTYFHSAITWSLITSGGFSIRYRRSGSIHDSAGKEAFGSESNLLLVLGLLNSKLGDYIFKLLNPTINMQIGDFRNFPVLKINSQLNICGIIKQNIELSDLDWNVDETSWDFLTNPLSASIAEHNRASPTKSLHFKVICDKYVPTMQGGCVNG; this comes from the coding sequence ATGACTGTTCTTTTGTTCACTCCAAACTATAATCAGAGCGTCATCAAGAACCTGGTAACGATGATTTCTGAGGAGGATTTCGACGTATCCAAGGAGGGGCAGGTCGAAATTATTGGGTGGTTGTATCAGTATTACAATAGTGAACCAAAGGACGAGGCATTCAAAAAGAAGAAGTACGACTCTTCCGAGATTCCAGCCGTTACGCAACTTTTTACGCCTGACTGGATCGTTAAATATCTAGTTGAAAATTCTCTCGGACGATACTGGATCCGAGTCTTACATGCTCGAGGAGATAAGCGATCCGCTTCAGAAATAGCTTCTAATTTTGCCTGGAAATACTTCATGCCCGAAGCTAAGCAGGAACAAGACTTGGCACAACCAGAATTTGCCGAAAAAAAAGTCGAGGCTATTACGTTTGATGATCCAGCAATGGGATCAGGTCACATACTGATCTATGCCTTTGAAGTTTTCTTACAGATTTATGAATCGGAAGGTTACTCACGTCGAGACGCTGCCAAAAGCGTAGTAGAGAACAATCTTCATGGTTTTGACATTGATCGTCGGGCATTTCAGCTTACCTACTTTGCGGTCATGATGAAGTTCCGTGCTGAGAATCGTCGTGCTCTAAGATTAGATTTGCGACCAAACGTTTTTGAGGTGCCAACAACCGGTCTGACATTAGCCGACTTTGGTATTGAGAAAGATACAAACAAGCAAATAACTAAAAATCTAGCTGAGCTACTGGCAAATTTTAAAAATGCAAAAGAATTAGGCTCACTTCTAGATTTTTCGACAGTTCAACTAAACGACGAATTAATTAATTCGATTGTTAGTACTAAAAGAGTAGGACAATTATCTTTTGATGAGTCTCAGAGCTTGGAACATCACAATGAGCTTTCTAAGCTAATTGCTGTGGGCACAGCATTACAGAATCGCTACGTGATAAATGTTACGAATCCTCCCTATATGGGATCTGGAAAGATGCCATCCATATTATCAAGGTTTGTAAGTAAACACTATCCAGCAAGTAAATCAGATTTATTTGCAGCCTTTATTGAACGTCTTCATGGTATGACAGATGAAGATGGGCTGTTTGCGATGATCACACAACATCAATGGATGTTTCTCTCCAGCTTCAAGGCGCTTCGTGAACGCATGATGAATTGGCCAATTATTAACATGGCACACCTTGGCACACGAGCGTTTGAAGAAATTGGCGGTGAAGTGGTACAAACCACGGCATTTGTTATACAGAAGCATCCTGAAAGTGAATACGTTGGCACTTATGAACGCTTGGTCAACTTTGATTCTCAGTCAAAGAAACAAAAGGCGTATCTTGAAGCGGTCAAGACTCCTTCTCTTAACTATGTTTATCGTACTAATCAAACGAATTTTGAGAAGATTCCGGGAAGCCCTATTGCTTATTGGGCAAGTAAAAATCTAATTATTGATTTTGAAAAAGGTGTTAATTTAGATACGATTGTTGACCCTAAGGCGGGGCTTACGACGGGGGATAATGCTCTATTTCTTCGGCAGTGGTTTGAAGTTAGTTCTGAGAACATTTTTTTTAATGCTCACTCAAATGAAGAAGCCACTAAATCAAGTGCCAGGTGGTTCCCCTACAACAAAGGAGGTTCCTACAGAAAATGGAGCGGAAATTATGATTTCGTAGTTGATTGGAAAAACAATGGAGTTGCAATTAGAAACTTTACCAGAGGAACAACACAAATCAAGTCTCGCGTTATGAGTTCTGATACGTATTTTCATTCAGCAATTACCTGGTCTCTCATAACAAGTGGCGGATTCAGCATCCGTTACCGTCGTTCAGGGAGTATTCATGATAGTGCTGGCAAAGAGGCTTTTGGATCGGAATCTAACTTACTTTTAGTTTTAGGGTTACTTAATTCAAAACTCGGAGACTATATTTTTAAGTTATTGAACCCGACAATAAATATGCAGATTGGCGATTTTAGAAACTTTCCAGTATTGAAAATAAACTCTCAATTGAATATATGTGGAATCATAAAACAAAATATTGAATTATCTGATTTGGATTGGAATGTTGATGAAACTTCATGGGATTTTTTAACAAACCCGTTAAGTGCTTCTATCGCTGAGCATAATCGAGCATCTCCGACAAAATCCTTGCATTTCAAAGTCATTTGTGACAAATATGTGCCAACTATGCAAGGAGGTTGTGTTAATGGTTAG